In one window of Desulforhabdus amnigena DNA:
- a CDS encoding YkgJ family cysteine cluster protein: MTSSNSTRNRMDTMGYPGDWDVETLRRNWLEFLTSFMKETETSLPLKRVQYQLEQSITYQEIENRWPRMSASERLDAWKRLLESSEQVVREILPTCVQCGECCRRSAPTLHREDLEILRQEKIPWNQLLTLRKGEPVRSPQEDKLIFLLDERIKFREKEGSQECVFFDNTTDQCMIYADRPLQCRAQACWDPSQSKELATQPYLSRRDILQSVEILLKMMEEHDERCSFAKLHAAFKKLEDSKGENIDEVLQLLAYEDHFRHFAAEQLNIPEDTLDLVFGRSFAEMVPIFGFRVTEEPDGTRCLVADRG, translated from the coding sequence ATGACTTCTTCCAACAGCACTCGAAATCGTATGGATACAATGGGTTACCCGGGCGACTGGGACGTGGAAACGCTTCGCCGGAACTGGCTCGAATTTTTGACTTCGTTCATGAAAGAGACGGAAACGTCTCTCCCCTTGAAGCGCGTCCAATATCAGCTGGAACAGAGCATCACTTACCAGGAAATAGAAAACCGATGGCCGAGAATGAGTGCGTCGGAACGGCTGGATGCGTGGAAACGGCTGCTGGAATCCAGCGAACAGGTTGTCCGGGAAATCCTTCCCACCTGTGTGCAGTGCGGTGAGTGCTGCCGCAGGAGCGCTCCCACACTGCACCGGGAAGACCTCGAAATCCTCCGCCAGGAAAAGATTCCCTGGAACCAGCTGCTCACCCTTCGAAAGGGGGAGCCCGTTCGTTCGCCTCAGGAAGACAAACTGATTTTTCTGCTGGACGAGCGGATCAAGTTCCGGGAAAAGGAAGGATCTCAGGAATGCGTATTTTTCGACAACACCACCGACCAGTGCATGATCTACGCCGACCGTCCCCTCCAATGCCGGGCGCAGGCATGCTGGGACCCCAGCCAGTCAAAGGAACTCGCGACACAGCCCTACCTGAGCCGGCGCGACATTTTGCAATCGGTGGAGATTTTGCTGAAGATGATGGAGGAGCATGATGAACGCTGTTCCTTTGCAAAACTTCATGCGGCTTTCAAGAAGCTCGAAGATTCCAAAGGGGAAAACATCGATGAAGTGCTCCAGCTCCTCGCCTACGAAGACCATTTCCGACATTTCGCGGCCGAACAGTTGAATATCCCGGAAGATACCCTGGACCTCGTTTTCGGAAGAAGCTTCGCCGAAATGGTCCCCATTTTCGGCTTTCGCGTCACGGAGGAACCCGACGGCACCAGGTGTCTGGTCGCAGACCGGGGCTGA
- a CDS encoding Uma2 family endonuclease, whose translation MSEPAKKTATYEDLYSIPENMMGEIINGELIVTPRPSPQHMLSTSVLGGKILPPYQFGEGGGPGGWIILVEVEIRWDEQLVVPDLAGWRKERFPKKLEYNWIDVTPDWVCEVLSPSTALRDRTVKKTLYEQHGVKHLWLVDPFHMTLEVLRLESHRWVPAGVFGGHEKARMEPFQEIEIDLGDLWLESG comes from the coding sequence ATGTCCGAGCCGGCAAAGAAAACCGCGACCTATGAGGATCTCTACAGTATTCCCGAAAACATGATGGGAGAAATCATCAACGGGGAGTTGATCGTCACTCCGAGGCCGTCCCCGCAGCACATGCTCTCAACATCCGTGCTGGGGGGCAAGATATTGCCACCGTATCAATTCGGCGAAGGAGGTGGTCCCGGAGGTTGGATCATTCTTGTCGAGGTCGAAATCAGATGGGACGAACAGCTCGTCGTCCCGGATCTCGCAGGCTGGAGGAAAGAGAGATTCCCGAAAAAGTTGGAATACAACTGGATCGACGTCACCCCCGACTGGGTGTGCGAGGTCCTTTCCCCGAGCACAGCGCTGCGCGACCGTACGGTAAAGAAGACGCTTTACGAGCAACATGGGGTAAAGCACCTCTGGCTGGTCGATCCCTTTCACATGACTCTGGAGGTATTGAGGCTCGAATCCCATCGTTGGGTCCCTGCGGGTGTCTTCGGCGGCCACGAGAAAGCGCGCATGGAGCCCTTTCAAGAAATAGAAATCGATCTTGGCGATTTGTGGTTGGAGTCCGGATAA
- a CDS encoding FmdB family zinc ribbon protein produces MPIYEFRCTACGNIQEIIVSSSSEEVEMKCRECQCEDLERVLSRVSYIMGDSGSSKGQAAGPSVTTKNCGPGNSCTTLELPGYSR; encoded by the coding sequence ATGCCTATTTATGAATTTCGATGTACCGCGTGTGGAAATATTCAGGAAATCATCGTTTCGAGCAGTTCCGAGGAAGTGGAAATGAAGTGCAGGGAATGCCAGTGCGAAGACCTGGAACGGGTGCTGAGCCGCGTCAGCTATATCATGGGGGATTCCGGATCGTCAAAGGGGCAGGCTGCAGGCCCTAGTGTTACGACCAAAAACTGCGGCCCGGGCAACAGCTGCACGACCCTTGAACTGCCGGGGTACAGCAGGTAA
- a CDS encoding type II toxin-antitoxin system HicA family toxin produces the protein MKLSSRHLKTLRAIFEDPVRSDVEWAGIESLLLALGAELSEGRGSRVRVYLNGVRAVFHRPHPQKETDKGALKSLRRFLTEAGIQAKE, from the coding sequence ATGAAGCTGAGCAGCAGGCACCTAAAAACACTGCGTGCCATATTTGAAGATCCTGTCCGTTCTGATGTTGAATGGGCTGGTATCGAGAGTCTTCTCCTTGCCTTGGGGGCTGAACTGAGCGAGGGGCGGGGCTCAAGAGTACGCGTCTATCTGAACGGGGTTCGAGCTGTTTTTCACCGTCCACATCCACAGAAAGAGACTGACAAAGGGGCTCTCAAGTCACTGAGGCGGTTTCTGACAGAAGCAGGTATTCAGGCAAAGGAATAA
- a CDS encoding thioredoxin domain-containing protein, with protein sequence MANRLSQEKSPYLLQHADNPVDWYPWGEEAFKKAKEEDKPVFLSIGYATCHWCHVMEHESFEDMEVAKLLNENAVCIKVDREERPDVDQIYMTVCQALTGSGGWPLSVFMTPDRKPFFAGTYFPKSGRMGMPGFMDIIAQVAGLWKKDRQRLLRVSDEITNAIQPRKPTGQGPALDAETLDNAHRHFSRSFDHTWGGFGAAPKFPTPHHLTFLLRQHKRDPQSEALDIVEKTLDAMRDGGIFDQVGFGFHRYSVDEKWLVPHFEKMLYDQALLAMAYTEAFQAGGKARFAQVAREIFEYVLRDMTDSKGGFYSAEDADSEGREGLFYVWTPQEVKDILGAEAGDVFCRFYDITPEGNFEESLSIPHISRSVELMAPGFGMEAEELEKLLEKGRLKLFAVREKRVHPFKDDKVLTAWNGLMIAALAKGYQVLRDPAYLDAACAAARFILNTLRREGGRLFRRYRHGEVAHRGYADDHAFLVWGLLELYESTFDAFYLEEAVKVHQQMMDLFWDEEEGGFFYTAEDNEPLIVRDKEIYDAAVPSSNSVGVLNLLRLARMTGNTQWEEKAQQLFNRFAGMVADFPAGYTQFLHAVDFALGPALEIIVAGNPEEVSTQEMVETVHGLFLPHRVLMLRSEDGRSGGIEELAPFVKPLKSIDGKPMAYVCQNFACKEPVTEVDALKAILAQ encoded by the coding sequence ATGGCCAATCGTCTCAGTCAGGAAAAGAGTCCCTATTTATTGCAGCATGCCGACAATCCCGTGGACTGGTATCCGTGGGGAGAAGAGGCTTTCAAAAAAGCCAAAGAGGAGGACAAGCCCGTTTTCCTCTCCATCGGGTACGCCACATGCCACTGGTGCCACGTCATGGAACATGAATCCTTCGAAGACATGGAGGTGGCGAAGCTTCTCAATGAAAATGCGGTTTGCATCAAGGTGGACCGGGAAGAACGCCCCGATGTGGACCAGATTTATATGACTGTCTGTCAGGCCCTGACCGGCAGCGGCGGGTGGCCCCTTTCCGTTTTCATGACCCCCGACCGGAAGCCCTTTTTTGCCGGCACCTATTTTCCAAAATCGGGGCGGATGGGAATGCCCGGTTTTATGGACATCATCGCACAGGTGGCCGGTCTTTGGAAAAAGGACCGGCAGCGGCTGTTGAGGGTGAGCGATGAGATCACCAACGCCATTCAACCGAGGAAGCCCACAGGGCAGGGGCCGGCTCTCGATGCCGAAACCCTGGACAATGCCCACCGCCATTTCAGCAGGTCTTTCGATCACACGTGGGGCGGTTTCGGAGCGGCTCCCAAATTTCCCACCCCCCATCACTTGACTTTCCTTCTACGCCAGCACAAGCGTGACCCTCAGTCGGAAGCCCTCGATATCGTGGAAAAAACTCTGGACGCCATGCGGGACGGCGGTATTTTCGACCAGGTGGGATTCGGGTTTCACCGGTATTCCGTGGATGAAAAATGGCTCGTGCCCCACTTCGAAAAGATGCTCTACGACCAGGCGCTGCTTGCCATGGCCTACACGGAAGCGTTTCAGGCCGGCGGAAAAGCGAGATTCGCACAGGTGGCCCGCGAAATATTCGAATATGTGCTCCGGGATATGACGGACTCGAAAGGCGGTTTCTATTCGGCGGAAGATGCCGACAGCGAGGGAAGAGAAGGGCTTTTTTATGTCTGGACGCCTCAAGAAGTGAAGGACATTCTCGGGGCGGAAGCGGGCGATGTCTTTTGCCGCTTTTATGACATTACCCCCGAGGGGAATTTTGAAGAGAGTCTGAGTATCCCTCACATTTCCAGGTCAGTGGAGCTGATGGCTCCGGGCTTCGGGATGGAAGCCGAAGAGCTGGAAAAGCTCCTGGAAAAGGGCAGGCTGAAGCTGTTCGCCGTGCGTGAAAAACGGGTGCATCCCTTCAAAGACGACAAGGTCCTCACGGCCTGGAACGGGCTCATGATCGCTGCCTTGGCCAAAGGGTACCAGGTCCTGCGCGATCCCGCCTACCTCGATGCGGCTTGCGCCGCGGCCCGTTTCATTCTGAACACCCTGCGCCGGGAGGGGGGAAGGCTTTTCCGGCGCTATCGCCACGGAGAGGTGGCTCACCGGGGATATGCGGACGACCATGCCTTCCTGGTATGGGGGCTTCTGGAGCTCTACGAATCCACATTCGATGCGTTCTACCTGGAAGAGGCCGTAAAGGTCCATCAGCAGATGATGGATCTTTTCTGGGATGAGGAAGAGGGCGGTTTCTTCTACACCGCCGAGGACAATGAGCCGCTCATCGTCCGGGACAAGGAGATTTATGACGCCGCCGTGCCGTCCAGCAATTCGGTGGGGGTCTTGAACCTCCTTCGACTGGCGCGTATGACGGGAAATACGCAGTGGGAAGAAAAGGCCCAACAGCTCTTCAATAGATTTGCAGGGATGGTCGCGGATTTTCCCGCGGGGTACACTCAGTTTCTCCATGCCGTGGATTTCGCCCTGGGGCCGGCCCTGGAAATCATCGTGGCTGGAAATCCCGAAGAAGTTTCGACACAGGAAATGGTGGAAACCGTTCATGGCTTGTTCCTTCCCCATCGCGTTTTGATGCTGCGGTCCGAAGATGGCCGGAGTGGAGGGATCGAGGAGCTGGCGCCCTTTGTGAAACCGCTCAAAAGCATCGACGGCAAGCCCATGGCTTATGTCTGCCAGAACTTTGCGTGTAAAGAACCGGTCACAGAGGTGGACGCGTTGAAAGCGATCCTGGCGCAATAA
- a CDS encoding type II toxin-antitoxin system Phd/YefM family antitoxin — MATLTVGGARSKLYRLVDETAAFHQPILITGKSANAVLASGEDWRTVQETVYLLSMPGIRE, encoded by the coding sequence ATGGCAACGCTTACGGTCGGCGGGGCTCGCTCGAAGCTTTACCGTCTAGTCGATGAGACAGCGGCTTTTCATCAGCCTATCCTCATTACCGGCAAAAGCGCCAATGCCGTTCTTGCCTCCGGGGAGGATTGGAGGACTGTACAGGAAACGGTGTATCTACTCTCCATGCCCGGCATCCGAGAATAG
- a CDS encoding PEP-CTERM sorting domain-containing protein: MRIDRLFAVSFVILLSLGLVVGQASATMIYDLNISNVNPASGDFGTVTVELTDSTHAAITFTISDGYKMGDGGAAAFNLNGTATITPSNSSFTSEGAGNEDGFGSFNTKYTTGNFNPSNQFSSVTFTLLATGGTHWNTDSDVLTANASGYMVAAHLTGFIPDSEGNITGFVTNGAPVPEPSTLFLLGLGLIGVAGLRRKYLN; this comes from the coding sequence ATGCGCATCGATAGACTTTTTGCAGTTAGCTTCGTAATTTTGTTGAGTCTGGGGCTGGTAGTCGGTCAGGCGAGTGCTACCATGATTTATGATCTTAACATCTCTAACGTGAATCCGGCCAGCGGTGACTTTGGCACTGTAACCGTTGAATTGACCGATAGCACGCACGCAGCCATTACGTTCACAATCTCTGATGGTTACAAAATGGGCGATGGAGGAGCAGCCGCCTTCAACTTAAATGGCACCGCAACCATTACTCCTTCAAACTCTTCATTCACTTCAGAAGGTGCAGGGAATGAAGACGGCTTTGGCTCTTTCAATACTAAGTATACCACCGGTAACTTTAACCCTAGCAATCAGTTTTCCAGCGTTACATTCACCTTGCTTGCTACAGGCGGAACCCACTGGAACACCGACTCTGACGTTCTGACTGCGAATGCTAGTGGTTATATGGTTGCTGCTCACCTCACCGGTTTTATTCCCGATTCTGAAGGCAACATAACAGGATTTGTCACAAACGGTGCCCCTGTGCCCGAACCATCCACCTTGTTCCTTCTTGGTCTTGGATTAATTGGGGTGGCTGGACTCAGGAGGAAATATCTAAACTGA
- a CDS encoding type II toxin-antitoxin system RelE family toxin translates to MKVEFRASFARDLKRVRDKELHRQVQKVIEETESAQTLSDIANLKKLRVKGHYYRIKLGDYRIGMSVVDGTIIFVRFLHRSDIYRYFP, encoded by the coding sequence ATGAAAGTCGAATTCAGAGCCAGCTTTGCCAGGGACCTGAAGCGGGTCAGGGACAAAGAGCTTCATCGGCAAGTTCAGAAAGTAATTGAAGAGACTGAATCTGCTCAGACTCTTTCTGATATAGCGAATCTAAAGAAGCTCAGGGTGAAGGGCCACTACTACCGGATAAAGCTCGGCGATTACAGAATCGGTATGAGCGTGGTGGATGGTACGATTATATTCGTCAGGTTTCTGCATCGAAGCGATATCTATCGGTACTTTCCGTAG
- a CDS encoding flavodoxin family protein — translation MRKTLLGFVVSPRKFGNSELFIKELYRRLSGEWDLKLLRLPEMDIQPCRACYQCLFGEMKCPLDDDFQFILQALLESDAYVVAVPTYLLGAVSSLKRFLDRGLSFYAHADQLWGKPAVGVAIAGIEGMEGYTRLNVDSFIKLTLGDHRGSAVVYGALPGEIFLKEGGKETALRLARALETGEREKDPSIPVCPLCGGDTFRFLPNGQVRCMLCSSSGPYGWNEKNALEIRTTAGEHPLFLTLQDVKRHAEWLRGMKGEFMARRKELKEVTQGYTQVGTWLKPKKDEK, via the coding sequence ATGAGGAAAACTCTGTTGGGTTTCGTAGTGTCTCCCAGAAAGTTTGGGAATTCCGAGCTTTTTATCAAGGAGCTCTATCGTAGGCTTTCAGGGGAATGGGATTTGAAATTGCTGAGGCTGCCCGAGATGGACATTCAGCCCTGCCGGGCCTGTTACCAGTGCCTCTTCGGCGAGATGAAATGCCCTCTCGACGACGACTTTCAGTTCATTCTTCAAGCCTTGCTGGAGTCGGATGCCTACGTGGTTGCGGTCCCCACCTACTTGCTGGGGGCCGTTTCCAGCCTCAAACGGTTTCTGGACCGGGGGCTGAGCTTTTACGCCCATGCGGACCAGCTCTGGGGAAAACCCGCCGTAGGGGTTGCCATTGCTGGAATTGAAGGGATGGAAGGCTACACCAGGCTCAATGTGGATAGCTTCATCAAGCTGACTCTGGGGGATCATAGGGGATCGGCGGTGGTCTATGGAGCCCTTCCCGGAGAGATCTTCCTGAAGGAGGGAGGCAAAGAAACGGCACTGCGCCTGGCCCGGGCGCTTGAAACCGGCGAGCGGGAAAAAGACCCCTCGATCCCGGTCTGCCCCCTCTGTGGGGGAGATACCTTTCGATTCCTTCCCAACGGCCAGGTTCGATGCATGCTCTGCAGCAGCTCGGGCCCCTACGGGTGGAACGAAAAGAATGCGTTGGAAATCAGGACGACAGCCGGGGAGCACCCTCTTTTCCTCACTCTGCAAGACGTCAAACGCCATGCCGAATGGCTGAGGGGCATGAAAGGAGAGTTCATGGCGCGCAGAAAGGAACTCAAGGAGGTTACTCAGGGCTACACCCAGGTAGGTACCTGGCTGAAGCCGAAGAAAGATGAAAAGTGA
- a CDS encoding PEP-CTERM sorting domain-containing protein — MNTRRKAFVNGFLLFIILLGLPWVSAHAVPALGVATDVAYSGPDGFLEDYQNYFVDSYIKLASDEKGEGFLIGASGHDLVLFTSIIGKEIYLLTSQDVYNRNAPTFQGKSLVKYDFGKVKGYNSDPYFGLNLGPVDLSKGWYELTGFPGNQTFYALNVKLQYSGSIDPGDYFFAMADDSNKGKNPTGLDDKDSASPKTTSATGGAVPVPEPGTLLLLGSGITGLAIFHRKKISKIQLKEKPGQLGFGQRFSF, encoded by the coding sequence GTGAATACCAGAAGAAAAGCTTTCGTTAACGGTTTCCTGTTGTTCATTATTCTACTTGGATTGCCGTGGGTTTCCGCCCACGCAGTTCCGGCGTTGGGGGTTGCAACGGATGTGGCATATTCCGGGCCGGATGGATTTCTGGAAGATTATCAAAACTATTTCGTTGATTCCTACATCAAGCTGGCAAGTGATGAAAAAGGGGAAGGTTTCCTGATCGGGGCTTCAGGGCACGACCTGGTGCTTTTTACAAGCATTATAGGCAAGGAGATTTACCTGCTCACTTCCCAGGACGTTTACAATCGGAATGCACCGACTTTTCAAGGAAAATCCCTCGTCAAATACGATTTCGGCAAAGTAAAGGGATACAATTCGGATCCCTATTTTGGATTGAATCTCGGTCCGGTGGACTTGAGCAAGGGGTGGTATGAACTCACCGGTTTTCCGGGCAACCAAACATTCTATGCCTTGAATGTGAAGCTTCAATACTCCGGCAGTATTGACCCGGGAGACTATTTTTTTGCCATGGCTGATGACAGTAACAAAGGTAAGAATCCCACCGGGCTCGATGATAAGGATTCTGCCTCCCCCAAGACTACGAGTGCGACTGGAGGAGCGGTTCCCGTTCCGGAACCGGGTACGCTATTGCTTTTGGGTTCCGGTATTACGGGCCTGGCAATCTTTCATAGAAAAAAAATTTCCAAGATCCAGTTGAAAGAAAAGCCCGGCCAACTGGGCTTTGGGCAGCGATTCTCATTTTGA
- a CDS encoding GxxExxY protein, producing the protein MRQLFLELKSCDRLQPIHEAQFLAYLKLTGIRAWIPS; encoded by the coding sequence GTGCGACAACTCTTCCTGGAACTCAAATCCTGCGACCGCCTTCAACCCATCCACGAAGCCCAGTTCCTTGCTTACCTTAAACTCACGGGCATCAGAGCGTGGATCCCCTCATGA
- a CDS encoding type II toxin-antitoxin system HicB family antitoxin: MLTYKGYTGHVEYDDEAGIFHGEVLDLKDVITFQGKSVEEIEQAFRESIDDYLEFCEQRGEEPDKPFSGRLMLRLPPTLHRKVYVRALKEGKSLNQWIAERLENAC, translated from the coding sequence ATGCTGACGTACAAAGGGTACACGGGACATGTAGAATATGATGACGAAGCAGGTATCTTCCATGGAGAAGTCCTTGATCTGAAGGATGTCATCACTTTCCAGGGAAAAAGCGTTGAAGAAATAGAACAGGCTTTCCGGGAGTCCATTGATGACTACCTGGAGTTTTGCGAGCAGAGGGGGGAAGAGCCTGATAAACCATTCTCTGGGCGGTTAATGCTCCGCCTGCCACCGACCTTGCACCGGAAGGTATATGTCCGTGCCCTCAAAGAGGGCAAGAGCTTGAACCAATGGATTGCAGAGAGGCTTGAGAATGCCTGCTGA
- a CDS encoding IS110 family transposase, producing MELEPIHKSAIGLDVHQKHVTACLIAEQEDGSIHTETLTFGTFKRDRRALARWARDANPEIVVMESTGIYWKSIYSALEREGIVAAVVNARHVKQVPGRKTDVADSRWLAMLARCGLLRGSFIPPEELGNLRLISRERQKLVGMLASEKNRLHKVLTDGGIRLSVVVSDIHGQAARHMIECLIEGGTPLQALEFANSRLKATPEELLDALDGDLTPAHRFVLREILQHIRELEARIARFDTQLLAELESHRWALDLLQTIPGIDAVGAAMLIVEIGLDMEAFGSPQRLASWAGVCPGNNESAGKRKSGRIRKGNPYVRRLLCEMANAARRTKSMFQSKYSGLVIRRGHKRAIIALAHKILKIVFILLSRRVPYRDSQVDYKELMVQRNAPRWIAALRQYHMLPTAI from the coding sequence ATGGAACTGGAACCGATCCACAAGAGCGCTATAGGCCTTGATGTTCATCAAAAGCATGTGACGGCCTGTCTGATTGCGGAACAGGAAGACGGATCGATCCACACGGAAACACTGACTTTCGGTACGTTTAAGCGGGATCGGCGAGCTTTGGCCAGGTGGGCCAGAGACGCCAACCCCGAAATTGTGGTCATGGAGAGCACGGGCATCTACTGGAAGAGCATCTACTCGGCCTTGGAACGCGAGGGAATCGTTGCCGCCGTTGTCAATGCCCGACACGTCAAGCAGGTTCCCGGTCGCAAAACGGATGTGGCCGACAGTCGCTGGCTGGCCATGCTGGCCCGTTGCGGCCTGCTTCGCGGGAGCTTCATTCCTCCAGAAGAACTGGGAAACCTCCGTCTGATTTCCCGTGAGAGACAGAAGCTGGTTGGGATGCTTGCCAGTGAAAAGAACAGGCTTCATAAAGTCCTCACGGATGGCGGAATACGTCTTTCCGTGGTGGTCAGTGATATTCACGGTCAAGCCGCCCGGCATATGATCGAATGTTTGATCGAGGGCGGAACACCCCTGCAGGCGCTGGAGTTTGCCAACTCCAGGCTCAAAGCCACTCCCGAGGAGTTGCTCGACGCACTCGATGGCGATTTGACTCCCGCCCATCGATTCGTCCTGCGCGAAATCCTCCAGCACATCCGTGAGCTCGAGGCCCGTATCGCTCGATTCGACACCCAATTGCTGGCTGAACTGGAGTCTCACCGCTGGGCTCTGGACCTTCTCCAGACCATACCTGGAATCGATGCCGTGGGTGCGGCTATGTTGATCGTCGAGATCGGACTGGACATGGAGGCCTTCGGCTCCCCACAGCGTCTGGCCTCGTGGGCCGGGGTCTGCCCTGGCAATAACGAATCCGCCGGAAAGCGAAAAAGCGGTCGCATTCGCAAGGGCAACCCATATGTACGACGACTGTTGTGCGAAATGGCCAATGCCGCACGTCGTACCAAAAGCATGTTCCAAAGCAAGTATTCGGGGCTTGTCATACGCCGGGGACACAAGCGCGCCATTATTGCTTTGGCTCATAAGATTCTGAAAATCGTTTTCATTCTGCTCAGTCGCAGGGTACCTTATCGAGATTCACAGGTGGATTACAAAGAGCTGATGGTTCAGCGCAATGCTCCTCGATGGATCGCGGCTTTGCGCCAGTACCATATGCTGCCCACTGCGATCTGA
- a CDS encoding GxxExxY protein, with product MDSDRSATPIPSELNELVGQVIGAAIEVHKALGPGLLESAYATRLCRELDLRSIPYEKEKPLPIDYKRTKLDCGYRMDLRPFDLRP from the coding sequence ATGGATTCTGACCGCTCTGCAACCCCGATTCCTTCCGAGCTCAATGAACTCGTCGGCCAGGTGATCGGCGCAGCCATAGAAGTCCACAAAGCCTTGGGGCCCGGACTCCTCGAATCCGCCTACGCAACCCGCCTCTGCAGGGAACTGGACCTCCGATCCATTCCCTACGAAAAAGAAAAGCCTCTCCCTATCGACTACAAGAGAACAAAACTCGACTGCGGATACCGCATGGACCTGCGTCCCTTTGACCTCAGACCCTGA